Within Amycolatopsis sp. cg5, the genomic segment GGCGGCCTGTACACCGGCGCGAGAAACCAGCCGCCCGGCTGGACCGTGCATTTGTCCGTGCAGCACACGGCGAGTGCGGCCGAATGGGTGACCGAGCTGGGCGGGAAAGTCACGCTCGGGCCGATCGCCATCCCGCACCGCGGCAGCATTCTGCACGCGATCGACGCCAGCGGCGCGCCCGTGGTGTTCTGGGAACCGGACGAGAGCTGGGAATTCGGCACCGGCGTCGCGAACACGTTCAGCGGCGCCGACCTCAACGTGCACGACGGTGAGGCGGCCGATCACTTCTACTGCAGGCTCTTCAACTACCAGAGCCATCAGATCGGCGACGCGGAAACCGTCGACTACGCCGAATGGTGCATCGAGCACGAGCCGGTGCTGTACCGGTACGTGATGGGCCGCGAATATCTGCCGACCACACCGCCGCACTGGATGGTCTACATCAAGGTCGATCCCGCGAAGGGCACCGACGCCGTCGCCGGTCAGGCGCTGCTGCACGGCGGGACCGTCGTGATCGAGCCGTACGACACCCCGTTCGGCAGAGTGGCGATCCTGGCCGATCCCGACGGCGCCGTCTTCGCGATCATCGACCACGAGTACATCGCCGACAACGTGGGCCGCGCCGAAGTCGACGACCCGTACGACGACTAGACCGGAACGAAGGCGCTCAGCAGCAGCCAGGACACGACCGCGGAAGGCAGGAGCGAGTCGAGCCGGTCCATGATGCCGCCATGGCCCGGCAAGAGGTTGCCCATGTCCTTGATGCCGAGGTCGCGCTTGATCAGCGACTCGACGAGGTCTCCGAGCGTCGCGACGAGCACGATCGCGATGCCGTAGAGCACGCCCTGCCAGACGTGGCCTTCGACGAGCAGCGTCAGCGTCAGCGCGCCCGCGACGATGCCCGCGATCACCGAGCCAGCGAAGCCTTCCCAGGTCTTCTTCGGGCTGATGCTCGGCGCCATCGGGTGCTTGCCGCGCAGGACACCGGCGGCGTACCCGCCGGTGTCCGAAGCGACGACACCGATCATGAACACCAGCACCCGGCCGGGGCCGTCGGCGGGCGGCACGAGCATCGCGGCGAACGCGCCGAACAGCGGCAGGTAGGCCGCCGCGAAGATCGTCGCCGTGACGTCGCGCAGATAGCCCTCGGCACCGCCGGGCAGCCGCCAGACGAGGCAGGCCAGCACGGTCAGCACGAACGCGATGAGCGCGCCGCGCAACCCGAACGGCCAGGCCAGCCAGATCATCGCCTGGCCACCGGCGAGCACCGGGACCAGCGCGACCTGGATGCCGGCGGCGCGCTTGAACGCGCCTGCCAGCTCGATCGTGCCGACCGCGATCGCGGCGGCGATGATCGCGATGAACAGGTACTTCACGGTGAACAGCGACGCGACGATCGCGGCACCCAACAGCAAACCGACGCCGATGGCCGCGGGCAGGTTACGACCCGCCCGCGACGGCTTCTTGGCGTCCTGCGCCGGTTCGGGCGCCACGACCGTTTCCTCGCGTTCCTCGCTCACCTGTGCCATCAGACCTCGAGCAACTCGGCTTCCTTGTGCTTGACCAGCTCGTCGACCTGGTGGGAGTACTGGTCGGTCAGGTTCTGGAGTTCCTTCTCGGCGCGCACGACGTCGTCCTCGCCCGCTTCGCCGTCCTTCTGGATCTTGTCGAGCGCGTCCTTGGCCTTGCGGCGGACACTGCGGATGGAGACGCGCGCGTCCTCACCCTTGCTCTTGACGACCTTCACCATGTCCTTGCGGCGCTCTTCGGTGAGCTGCGGGATCACGATGCGGATGATGCTGCCGTCGTTGCTCGGGTTCACCGCGAGGTCGGACTCGCGGATCGCCTTCTCGATGGCGGCGAGCTGGGTCACGTCGTAGGGCTTGACGATCACCATGCGGGCCTCGGGGATGGTCACACCCGCGAGCTGGTTCAGCGGGGTCGGCGCGCCGTAGTAGTCGACGACGATCCGCGAGAACATCGACGGGTTCGCCCGCCCGGTGCGCACCGAAGCGAGGTCCTCCTTCGCGACGCTCACCGCTTTTTCCATCTTCTCCTCGGCGTCGAGGAGGGTCTCGTCGATCACGGCAACTCCCGTAGTTGTGAATGGTGTGACGCTGCTAGCTGATACCGGCCGGTGCCTCAGTCCCCTGGAGTACTGACCAGAGTGCCGATTCTTTCACCACTCACCGCGCGGGCGATGTTCCCCTCGGTGAGGAGGTTGAACACGATGATCGGCATGTTGTTGTCCATGCACAGGGTGAACGCGGTGGCGTCCGCGACCTTGAGGTCCCGCTCCAGCACCTCGCGGTGCGTGATCTCGTGGAACATCTCCGCGCTGGGGTCGCTCTTCGGGTCGGCGGTGAACACGCCGTCGACGGCCTTGGCCATCAGCACGGCCTCACAGCCGATCTCGAGCGCGCGCTGCGCGGCGGCGGTGTCGGTGGAGAAGTACGGCATGCCGACACCGGCGGCGAAGATGACCACACGGCCCTTCTCCAGGTGCCGCTCGGCGCGCCGCGGGATGTAGGCCTCGGCGACCTGGCCCATCGTGATGGCGCTCTGCACTCGGGTGGGCAGGCCCTCCTTCTCGAGGAAGTCCTGCAGCGCGAGGCAGTTCATCACGGTGCCCAGCATCGCCATGTAGTCGGCGCGGTCGCGGTCCATGCCGCGCTCGGAGAGCTCGGCGCCGCGGAAGTAGTTGCCACCGCCGATGACGACGGCGATCTGCACCCCGGTCCGCGCGACCTCGGCGATCTGCCGGGCGACCGAGTGCACGACGTCGGGGTCGACCCCGATGGAGCCGCCGCCGAACATCTCACCGCCGAGCTTCAGCAGTACTCGCCGATAGCCGCCGTTGACCCGGTCACTCATCTTCGGTTTCGCTCCCTAGAGGCGCTGTATTTCGTCTGGACCCGACTGTGCCCCGTCCCCGGCACGGGCGGAGACGGGGCACAGTCGTGAGAACTAGCCGGTTCAGGCCTGGCCGACCTCGAAGCGCGCGAACCGGGTGATGGTGACACCCGCCTCGTCCAGCAGCGCCTTCACGGTCTTCTTGTTGTCCTTGACCGACGGCTGCTCGAGCAGCACGTTGTCCTTGTAGTACGCGTTGACCTTACCCTCGATGATCTTGGGCAGCGCCTGCTCGGGCTTGCCCTCCTCGCGGGCGGTCGCCTCGGCGACGCGACGCTCGTTCTCGACGGTCTCGGCCGGGACCTCTTCGCGGGTCAGGTACTTCGCCTTCAGCGCGGCGACCTGCATCGCGGCGCCACGGGCGGCCTCGACGTCGTCACCGGTGAACTCGACCAGCACGCCGACGGCCGGGGGCAGGTCGGCGCCACGGCGGTGCAGGTAGGTGGCGGTGGTGCCCTCGAAGGACACGACGCGGCGCAGCTCGAGCTTCTCGCCGATCCGCGCGGCCATCTCCTGGACGGTGTCGTTCACGGACTTGCCGTCGAGGTCGGCGGCCTTCAGCTTCTCGACGTCGTCGGTCTTGGCGGCCTTGGCGACCTCGACGATCTTCGCGGCCAGCGCCTGGAAGTCGGCGTTCTTGGCGACGAAGTCGGTCTCGGAGTCGAGCTCGATGAGGACGCCGCCCTCACCGGCGACGAGGCCCTCGGAGGTGGAGCGCTCGGCGCGCTTGCCGACGTCCTTGGCGCCCTTGATGCGCAGGAACTCGACGGCCTTGTCGAAGTCGCCGTCGTTCTCCTCCAGCGCCTTCTTGCAGTTCATCATGCCGGCGCCGGTCAGGTCGCGCAGGCGCTTCACATCTGCGGCGGTGTAGTTCGCCATGGTGCTAAATCCCGTCCTTTTTCAGGGCGTGTGGTTCGGGGGAGGAATGAGAGCCCGCGCGGCCCGAGCGAACTCGGACCGCGCGGGAGCAGCGCATCAGGAAGAGGCGGTGGCGTTCTCGGCCGGCACCTCGGTGGCGGCGGCAGCGGCCTCGGTGGTGTCGGAACCGGCGAGCAGCTCCTTCTCCCACTCGGCCAGCGGCTCGTCGGAGGCGACGCCCGGCTCCGGCTTGTCGGTGCCCGCGTCGGCGGAACCGTTGCGGCTGGAGCGCTGCAGCAGACCGGCGGCGGCGGCCTCGGCCACGACCTTGGTCAGCAGCGCGGCCGAGCGGATCGCGTCGTCGTTACCCGGAATCGGGTAGTCGACCTCGTCCGGGTCGCAGTTGGTGTCGAGGATCGCGACGACCGGGATGTTCAGCTTGCGAGCCTCGCCGACGGCGATGTGCTCCTTCTTGGTGTCGACGATCCACACGATCGAGGGCACCTTGGCCATGTCGCGGATACCGCCGAGGGTCTTCTCGAGCTTGTCCTTCTCACGGGTGAGCGTGAGGATCTCGCGCTTGGTCAGGCCGACGAAGCCGCCGGTCTGCTCCTGCGACTCGAGCTCCTTCAGGCGGAGGAGACGCTTGTGCACGGTCTGGAAGTTGGTCAGCATGCCGCCCAGCCAGCGCTGGTTCACGTAGGGCATGCCCACGCGCGAGGCCTCGGCCGCGATGGCTTCCTGGGCCTGCTTCTTGGTGCCGACGAACATGATCGTGCCACCGTGCGCGACGGTTTCCTTGATGAACTCGTACGCGCGGTCGATGTAGGTCAGCGTCTGCTGCAGGTCGATGATGTAGATGCCGTTGCGCTCGGTGAAGATGTAGCGCTTCATCTTCGGGTTCCACCGACGGGTCTGGTGCCCGAAGTGCACGCCGCTGTCGAGCAGCTGCTTCATGGTGACGACGGCCATAGCCGGAATCGCACCTCTTCTGTGTAGTGCCCGCCGGGCGTCCGCTCCGGCAAGCTGGTTCGGTTTACCGCCGCCGGCCGGGTGGCCGACAGCCCTGGTGCTTGAGCGAGGACCCGAATCCGCTGGTCAGAACCCCACCGGAACCGCCGGGCCTCGTATCTTCCGGCCGTCGCTCACCTCAAGGAGATGAAACAAAAGCGGCCAGAATGTGCACGAGCACGCGAAGTCAGTCCACTCACATGGACTGCGGGAAACAGTCTACTCCGTCACGCGGACACTGTTCCCACCGGCAGTGCGCGCGGCGGTGAGTTGTCCACATCGGGTCTGTTCATCCACAGATTACGCCTGGTCACCCCAAGGATGAGCGGGTGGCGGCAAGCCTGGGGAGATGCACAGATTCCTGCTCGCGCTGGCCGCGTTCGCGGCACTCTTCCAACCCCGTTTCGACTGGCCGCTCTCCCCCGTCCCGACGGTGACCAGGCCTTTCGAGGCACCCGCCGACGCGTACAGCGCGGGCCACCGCGGCGTCGACCTCGCGGCTTCCCCCGGACAGGAGGTACTGGCCGCCGGACCGGGCGTGGTCGTGTTCGCGGGCTCGCTGGCCGGGCGCGGAGTGGTGTCGATCGACCACGACGGCGGGTTCCGCACGACGTACGAGCCGGTGCTGCCCGCCGTGGCCGAGGGCGACCAGGTCCACGGGGGACAGGTGATCGGGACGGTGACTCCCGGGCACCTGGGATGTCCCGTCGAGGCCTGCCTGCACTGGGGCGTCCGCCGCGGCGAGGACTACCTGGATCCGCTGACGCTCGTCCCCGTCCCGCGCACCCGGCTCCGCCTCAAGCCCTGGGACGACCCCGAATCGCCATAACCATCGGCGGATGGGTCAGACGCCGGTTTGCTCGACGAGTTTGGCGCGGAGGCGCATGACGGCTCGGGTGTGGAGCTGGCTGACGCGGGACTCGGTGACGCCGAGGACCTTGCCGATTTCGGCGAGGGTGAGGCTCTCGAAGTAGTAGAGGCTGACGACGATGCGGTCGCGCTCGGTGAGCTGGGAGATGGCGTCGGCGAGCTGGCGGCGGTTGTCCTGGTCGACGAGGACGGCGACCGGGTCGATGGCGTCGTCGTCGGGGAGGGTGTCGACGAGTGAGCCGCTTTCCTTGCCGGCGGCGACGAGGTCTTCGAGCGCGACGACGCTGGTGAGCTGAAGCTGGCCGTAGAGGTCGCGGAGCTCGTCGAGGGTGATGTCGAGCTCGGCGGCCAGTTCGGCGTCGGTCGGGGTGCGGTGCAGGCGGGCGCCGAGGCGTTCGAGGGCGCGCTCGGCCTCGCGGGCGCGGCTGCGCACGACGCGGGGAACCCAGTCCTGCGAACGGAGGTCGTCGAGGATGGCGCCGCGGATGCGCTGCATCGCGTAGGTCTCGAAGCGCAGCCCTCGGGCCGGCTCGAACTTCTCGATCGCGTCGACCAGGCCGAAGATGCCCGATTGCACCAGGTCACCGACGTCGACATGGGTGGGCAACCCGGTGCCGACCCGGCCGGCGACGTACTTGACCAGTGGCGCGTAGTGCAGGACGAGCCGGTCCCGCAGCACCTGCTCCGGGGCGTCGGAGAACTGCTTCCAGAGCGCCTGGATGCCGGAGTCGACGTCGTAGCCCGCGGACTTTTCCCGTGCTTGCCCGGGTACCACGTCATCACCGTCCGAACACGGCTTGCCGTGTTCGACGGTTTCGCTCAGCTGCGGGTCGGCGGTCACCGGACCGCTCTCGCTGGCATCTGGCTCAGTTCGTTCTCCGGGCTCGTACGAGTTCTCGCGTGCCTCTGCCTGTCCTCGGCCCCCGTGACCAGCCGGACGGTCCCCGTCATCAGCGGGCCCGGGGGTGTGCTCGGTCATGGATCGCCTTCAGCCGCTCGACGGTCACGTGAGTGTAGAGCTGCGTCGAGGCAAGCGTAGCGTGACCAAGCAGTTCCTGAACGCTGCGAAGGTCGGCTCCGCCCTCCAGGAGGTGCGTTGCCGCCGAATGGCGTAGCCCGTGTGGCCCCATATCCGCAGCACCAGGCACCGATCCCACGGCCTCGTGGACCAGGCGGCGCACCGAACGCTGATCCATCCGCCTGCCTCGGATTCCCACGAACAGAGCAGTGCTGCCCGGCGCGGCGAGCTCGGCGCGTCCCGTGTCGAGCCATTCCCGGACCGCGCCGTCAGCCGGCGTCCCGAACGGCACCATCCGCTCCTTGTCACCCTTCCCGAGCACGCGAATCATCCGCCGCGCGAAATCGACGTCCTCGACATCGAGCCCGCACAGCTCCGAAACGCGCACCCCGGTCGCGTACAGCAGCTCGAGCACCGCGTGGTCACGCAGCGCGACCGGATCCCGCTCAGCGGCGCCTGACGCGGACGCACGCATCAGCTCGTCGGCCTGCTCGGGCCGGAGCACCCCCGGCAGCTTCCGGTGCGCCCTCGGCGCCACCAGCCGGGCGCCGGGGTCGGTCGCCAGCGCGCCGCGCCGCTGCGCCCACGTGGTGAACGTGCGCACCGCCGCGGCCCGCCGCGCCAGCGTGGTCCGGCTCGCGCCATCGGACCGCTGCCCGGCCAGCCAAGCACGCAGCACGCCGACGTCGAGCGCGCTGAGCTCGGCCGACTCGTCGCGGTACACGAAACCCAGCAGCGAGACGACATCCCCGACGTAGGCGCGCACGGTGTGCTCGGACAGCCCGCGTTCCAGCCGGAGGTGCCGTTCGTACTCACCGACGAGCTCGCCGGCTGACTCGGGCAACTCCGCACGGACCCGCCGAAGATCGACGCGCTGCGTACTCGAACTGGGCATGACGTTGACGCTGCGCGATCGGCCGCGTGCGGTCAAGGGGGCGCGCCCAGGCCACGGCACAGAAATCGATCGCTCTCGCGACGGCGATCGACCGGTACACCAGCCGGTGGAAGCCCGTTGGCGCCAACGGGGATCCCGAAATGCCTGGCAGCGGGGTTACTCAGGAATCAAGCCGCCTCCAGCCTGCTTCGCCGTGCTCGGCGAAGCCGTCGATTTCGAGCGCGGGCAGCAAAGCGCGGACCCGCGACACCGGAACGCCCGACTCGGCCGCGACGTGCTGGACGGACTTGGCGCGTCGCGGAGCCAGCGCCTCGTGGACGCGCAGCGCGTCAGGCCCGAGCCTGTCCGTCCGGCGCCGAGGGCTGGCTCTCGGCTCACGGTCGGCCGAGAGCTTGCCTACCGTGCCCGCCACGTCGTGGACGGACGTGACCAAGGTGGCGTGCGCGTCGCGGATCAGGTCGTGGCAGCCGATCGACATCGCCGACGTGACCGGGCCGGGTACGGCCATCACCACCTTGCCGAGCGCACCCGCCGTGGCCGCGGTGTTCCGCGCGCCGCTGCGCTGACCGGCTTCGACCACGATGGTGCCTTCGGTCAATGCCGCGATCAGCCGGTTGCGGACGAGGAAGCGGTGCTTGGCGGGCGAAGTGCCCATGGGGTACTCGCTGACCACCACGCCACTTTCGGCGATGCGGTTCAGCAAGCCCTCGTGTCCCGCCGGATAACCCGCGTCCAGCGCGCAGCCCAGCACGGCGACGGTGAACCCTTCCGAGGCCAGCGCGCCCCGGTGCGCGGCGCCGTCGATGCCGTACGCGGCACCCGAGAAGACCGGGAAGCCGGCCGCGGCCAGGCCATAGCCGAGTTCCGACGCGACGTGTTCGCCGTAGCCGGTGGCCGCCCGCGCGCCGACGATCGCGACCGCGTTGTCCGCGGCCTCGTCGAGCGGACGCTCGCCGCGCACCCACAACGCGAGCGGCGGCACCGCTTCACGAACGCCGTTGCCGTGCGCCAGCGTCAACGAGTGCAGCGGCCAGGACGGCCACTCGTCGTCCTCCGGGATCACGAGCCTGGCACCGAGCCGCTGCGCCTCAGCCAGATCCTGCTCGGCCAAGTCGTAGCCCGCACGAGCCGACGTCTCCTGCCAGACCTTCTCCGGGCAGTCCCTGGCGCGGACCCGATCCGCCGCGTCGACCGGGCCGACTTCGCCGACGAACGCGACCAAGCCTGCGGCGGGCGGTTCCGCGACGCGCACCAGGTACGCCCTGGCGAGCCGCTGATCGTCCAAGACGCTCATGCCGCCTGCCTCTCACGGAAGTCCAGCGCGGCGGCCACCTCGTCCTCGTCGGGGCGAGCCGCGCCGGCCAGATCGGCGAGCGTCCACGCGATCCGCAGGCAACGATCCGCGCCGCGAGCGGTGAGCAGGCCTCGGTCCAGACCACGGTCGAGCAACGCCGTCGCCTTGGCGGGCAAGGAGAATTCCCGCCGCAGCACCGGGCCGGGCACTTCCGCGTTGGCCTGCCAGCCATGCTCGGCCCAGCGCGCCGCGGCCCGTCGCCGAGCCTCGACGACCCTGGTCCTGACCACGGCCGTCGACTCGATGTCGGCGACGTCGTGAGCGCTCATCGCCGTCAGCGGACGCAGTTTGGTACGCAGATCCACCCGGTCGAGCAATGGCCCGGACAACCGGCTCAGATACCTGCGCCTGGCCGTCGCGGAACACGAGCAGTCCGTCTCTTTCGGTGGTGCGCAAGGACAAGGGTTGGTCGCCAACACCAATTGGAACCGCGCGGGATAGCGGACCACCCCGCGAACACGGCCGATGCGCACCTCACCGTCCTCCACGATGGTGCGCAGCGATTCGAGCCGATCGGACGGGAATTCGCAGACTTCGTCCAGCAGCAGGATTCCGCGATGGGCCCTGCTGATGGCACCGGGAACGGCCAGTCCGCTACCACCGCCGATGAGCGCGGCGACCGAGATCGAATGGTGCGGCGCGACGAACGGCGGCACCGTCACCAAGGGCGACCCCTCGGTCAGCGAGCCGTCGATCGAATGCACGGCCGTGACTTCGAGCGATTCCTCGTGGGTCAGCGGCGGCAGCAATCCGGGCAGGCGTTTGGCCAGCATGGTCTTGCCGACGCCCGGCGGTCCGGTCATCAGCAGGTGGTGCCCGCCTGCGGCCGCGACCTCGAGCGCCCAGCGTGCTTCGGGCTGGCCGATGACATCTGACAGATCCGGCACGTCGGGAGGCTCGGGCGGAGCCGGTGGCGGCGGCTCGACGAGATCGTTCTCGTCTCGGAGCCACGCCACGAGGTCACGCAGCCGCGCCGCACCCCGGATTTCGAGCCCGTCCACGAGCGCCGCCTCGATCAGCGACTCCACCGGAACCACCGCGCGCTTCATCCCGGCGGCCCTGGCCGCCAGCAGCCCCGGCAGCACGCCACGCACCGGGCGGACCCGGCCGTCCAGCGCCAGCTCGCCGAGCAGCACGCTGCGGACCAGCTTCGTCGACGGGACCACCCCGGAGGCGGCCAGTACCGCCGCGGCTATCCCGAGGTCGTAGCCGGAACCCACTTTCGGCAGGTTCGCGGGCGACAACCCGAGCGTGACCTTGCCGTCCGGCCACGACTGCTTGGAGTTGCGGACGGCCGAACGGACCCTGTCCTTGGCCTCGCGCAACCCGGCGTCCGGCAGGCCGACGAGCTTGACGGCCGGCATCCCGCCGCCGATGTCGGCTTCGATTTCGACGATCCGGCCCTCGATGCCGAGCAGGGCCACGGACCACGCCTTCGCGATGGGCATCTCAAAACGCCCCCTCGATGTGCTTGAGGCGCGGTTGCCCGCCCCGCGGCGCGTGCACGGCGATCACGTCGTACCGGATCGGGGTCCAGTCCATCCGGTGCTCGGCGAGCCACTCGTGGGCGAGCCGCCTGATCCGGTACGCCTTCTCGTCGGTCACCGCCCCCTCGGGCGGCCCGGTACTCGCGCCCGCTCTGGTCTTCACCTCGC encodes:
- the dprA gene encoding DNA-processing protein DprA; translated protein: MSVLDDQRLARAYLVRVAEPPAAGLVAFVGEVGPVDAADRVRARDCPEKVWQETSARAGYDLAEQDLAEAQRLGARLVIPEDDEWPSWPLHSLTLAHGNGVREAVPPLALWVRGERPLDEAADNAVAIVGARAATGYGEHVASELGYGLAAAGFPVFSGAAYGIDGAAHRGALASEGFTVAVLGCALDAGYPAGHEGLLNRIAESGVVVSEYPMGTSPAKHRFLVRNRLIAALTEGTIVVEAGQRSGARNTAATAGALGKVVMAVPGPVTSAMSIGCHDLIRDAHATLVTSVHDVAGTVGKLSADREPRASPRRRTDRLGPDALRVHEALAPRRAKSVQHVAAESGVPVSRVRALLPALEIDGFAEHGEAGWRRLDS
- a CDS encoding M23 family metallopeptidase; this translates as MHRFLLALAAFAALFQPRFDWPLSPVPTVTRPFEAPADAYSAGHRGVDLAASPGQEVLAAGPGVVVFAGSLAGRGVVSIDHDGGFRTTYEPVLPAVAEGDQVHGGQVIGTVTPGHLGCPVEACLHWGVRRGEDYLDPLTLVPVPRTRLRLKPWDDPESP
- the rpsB gene encoding 30S ribosomal protein S2; amino-acid sequence: MAVVTMKQLLDSGVHFGHQTRRWNPKMKRYIFTERNGIYIIDLQQTLTYIDRAYEFIKETVAHGGTIMFVGTKKQAQEAIAAEASRVGMPYVNQRWLGGMLTNFQTVHKRLLRLKELESQEQTGGFVGLTKREILTLTREKDKLEKTLGGIRDMAKVPSIVWIVDTKKEHIAVGEARKLNIPVVAILDTNCDPDEVDYPIPGNDDAIRSAALLTKVVAEAAAAGLLQRSSRNGSADAGTDKPEPGVASDEPLAEWEKELLAGSDTTEAAAAATEVPAENATASS
- the pyrH gene encoding UMP kinase, with protein sequence MSDRVNGGYRRVLLKLGGEMFGGGSIGVDPDVVHSVARQIAEVARTGVQIAVVIGGGNYFRGAELSERGMDRDRADYMAMLGTVMNCLALQDFLEKEGLPTRVQSAITMGQVAEAYIPRRAERHLEKGRVVIFAAGVGMPYFSTDTAAAQRALEIGCEAVLMAKAVDGVFTADPKSDPSAEMFHEITHREVLERDLKVADATAFTLCMDNNMPIIVFNLLTEGNIARAVSGERIGTLVSTPGD
- a CDS encoding phosphatidate cytidylyltransferase, translating into MAQVSEEREETVVAPEPAQDAKKPSRAGRNLPAAIGVGLLLGAAIVASLFTVKYLFIAIIAAAIAVGTIELAGAFKRAAGIQVALVPVLAGGQAMIWLAWPFGLRGALIAFVLTVLACLVWRLPGGAEGYLRDVTATIFAAAYLPLFGAFAAMLVPPADGPGRVLVFMIGVVASDTGGYAAGVLRGKHPMAPSISPKKTWEGFAGSVIAGIVAGALTLTLLVEGHVWQGVLYGIAIVLVATLGDLVESLIKRDLGIKDMGNLLPGHGGIMDRLDSLLPSAVVSWLLLSAFVPV
- a CDS encoding FliA/WhiG family RNA polymerase sigma factor; this translates as MVPGQAREKSAGYDVDSGIQALWKQFSDAPEQVLRDRLVLHYAPLVKYVAGRVGTGLPTHVDVGDLVQSGIFGLVDAIEKFEPARGLRFETYAMQRIRGAILDDLRSQDWVPRVVRSRAREAERALERLGARLHRTPTDAELAAELDITLDELRDLYGQLQLTSVVALEDLVAAGKESGSLVDTLPDDDAIDPVAVLVDQDNRRQLADAISQLTERDRIVVSLYYFESLTLAEIGKVLGVTESRVSQLHTRAVMRLRAKLVEQTGV
- a CDS encoding YraN family protein, with product MTNTLTRRQRLGRFGEDLAVRHLENSGFVVLERNWRSRSGELDIVATDRTMLLVCEVKTRAGASTGPPEGAVTDEKAYRIRRLAHEWLAEHRMDWTPIRYDVIAVHAPRGGQPRLKHIEGAF
- a CDS encoding VOC family protein gives rise to the protein MSLSSPSVPRVLPSGIPCWIELTTTDEARAQHFYSNLFGWQYATNRDPATPTRRYSIASLNGVAVGGLYTGARNQPPGWTVHLSVQHTASAAEWVTELGGKVTLGPIAIPHRGSILHAIDASGAPVVFWEPDESWEFGTGVANTFSGADLNVHDGEAADHFYCRLFNYQSHQIGDAETVDYAEWCIEHEPVLYRYVMGREYLPTTPPHWMVYIKVDPAKGTDAVAGQALLHGGTVVIEPYDTPFGRVAILADPDGAVFAIIDHEYIADNVGRAEVDDPYDD
- a CDS encoding YifB family Mg chelatase-like AAA ATPase; amino-acid sequence: MPIAKAWSVALLGIEGRIVEIEADIGGGMPAVKLVGLPDAGLREAKDRVRSAVRNSKQSWPDGKVTLGLSPANLPKVGSGYDLGIAAAVLAASGVVPSTKLVRSVLLGELALDGRVRPVRGVLPGLLAARAAGMKRAVVPVESLIEAALVDGLEIRGAARLRDLVAWLRDENDLVEPPPPAPPEPPDVPDLSDVIGQPEARWALEVAAAGGHHLLMTGPPGVGKTMLAKRLPGLLPPLTHEESLEVTAVHSIDGSLTEGSPLVTVPPFVAPHHSISVAALIGGGSGLAVPGAISRAHRGILLLDEVCEFPSDRLESLRTIVEDGEVRIGRVRGVVRYPARFQLVLATNPCPCAPPKETDCSCSATARRRYLSRLSGPLLDRVDLRTKLRPLTAMSAHDVADIESTAVVRTRVVEARRRAAARWAEHGWQANAEVPGPVLRREFSLPAKATALLDRGLDRGLLTARGADRCLRIAWTLADLAGAARPDEDEVAAALDFRERQAA
- the frr gene encoding ribosome recycling factor; its protein translation is MIDETLLDAEEKMEKAVSVAKEDLASVRTGRANPSMFSRIVVDYYGAPTPLNQLAGVTIPEARMVIVKPYDVTQLAAIEKAIRESDLAVNPSNDGSIIRIVIPQLTEERRKDMVKVVKSKGEDARVSIRSVRRKAKDALDKIQKDGEAGEDDVVRAEKELQNLTDQYSHQVDELVKHKEAELLEV
- a CDS encoding tyrosine recombinase XerC, translated to MPSSSTQRVDLRRVRAELPESAGELVGEYERHLRLERGLSEHTVRAYVGDVVSLLGFVYRDESAELSALDVGVLRAWLAGQRSDGASRTTLARRAAAVRTFTTWAQRRGALATDPGARLVAPRAHRKLPGVLRPEQADELMRASASGAAERDPVALRDHAVLELLYATGVRVSELCGLDVEDVDFARRMIRVLGKGDKERMVPFGTPADGAVREWLDTGRAELAAPGSTALFVGIRGRRMDQRSVRRLVHEAVGSVPGAADMGPHGLRHSAATHLLEGGADLRSVQELLGHATLASTQLYTHVTVERLKAIHDRAHPRAR
- the tsf gene encoding translation elongation factor Ts gives rise to the protein MANYTAADVKRLRDLTGAGMMNCKKALEENDGDFDKAVEFLRIKGAKDVGKRAERSTSEGLVAGEGGVLIELDSETDFVAKNADFQALAAKIVEVAKAAKTDDVEKLKAADLDGKSVNDTVQEMAARIGEKLELRRVVSFEGTTATYLHRRGADLPPAVGVLVEFTGDDVEAARGAAMQVAALKAKYLTREEVPAETVENERRVAEATAREEGKPEQALPKIIEGKVNAYYKDNVLLEQPSVKDNKKTVKALLDEAGVTITRFARFEVGQA